In Pseudomonas sp. P5_109, the genomic window CCAGCGACTGGCCACGGTTATCCAGCAGGCGCATGGGGAAGTCCGGGCCGCAGGCCAGCGCCGAACCCAGCGGCAGGCTGAGGCTCAGGCAAAGCAAATGACGCGGCCAGTTACGGGTGAACATTCGAACCTCCTTGATCAATGTGTGCGCAGCGAGCCCAACCAATGGCACGCTGCCCGCCAGCCGGTAGTCGGCCATCACGCAGGCGGGTGAAGGTAAGCAGATCCGGGCTCTGTTGCAACGCGTAACCGGCCAAGGCATCGGCCCCTTCACAGCCGCTGACCGCGAGGGTCAGGCGTTCGGGCCAGGCGCGGTCGAGATTGCCCTGGTTGCTGATGCCGATGTCATAGAGGCCATCGTCGGCCGATAGTTTCAGTTGTAATTGACTGTCGAGGACATCACCCCGCGCCACCGCGCGCAAGGTGGTCAAGCTCCAGGCGCGACGGTCGTTGGCCAATGGCAGGCGAAACCAGATCAGGCCCGCCAGATGTTTCGGTGGATCGGCGCGCAGCTCGGTGCCGAGAGTGCGCAATGACTGCGGATCGGCGAGTAATTCCCGGCGCAGGCCTTCGCGCTCCAGCGTGACTTCGCTTTCCACGATCGGCGCGCCATCCGCCGACGGCAGCAATGCCACGCCGTAGGCCGGCAGCGCCAGATAGAAAGGCTTCGGCGTGATACGGCTCCAGGCCTTTGCCCATTGCCGGGCCTGATCGGCATCGAACAAGCCCCGACGCGGATCGCTCACGGCGTGCACCTGCAACACGCTGCTGTCGACTGTGGATAACAGCGCCGGCAGTTCGCGACTGTCGAGCCAGGACGGCAACGCGGTGATGCTCAACGGCAGCGAAGTCGGCAACGCTTCGCGCAAATGCGCGAGAAATTCGCGGTACGCCGGTAGCCGGGCATTACCCGCATCGTGGTCGATTTCCACCCCGGCGAGGTTCACCCCCTGTTTCTGCCAATCGCTGATCACTTGGCGGATTTGCGCGGTGACCTCTTCCTGATCCAGCGACTTGAGCTGCCCGTCCAGGCGCACCACCGCAATCACCGGCCGGCCGTCGCGTGTGAGCAGTGCCAGGTCAATCCGGGCCCGATTCCAGCCGGCGTTGGGGAAGGCCTGCAAGGCCAGTACCCGCAACGTCGAAAAATCTGCACGGCTGTCGCTGAGGGCCGCGTCGTGGGCCGGCGTCCACTGCCGCTGCCAGACGTAAAGTTGCTGATCCAGCGGCGGTGCTTCCTGTTTTTCGCAACCGGCGGTCAGCGCCAGCGCCATCAACAAGACAATGGAACGAATGAAAAAAACCATGGAAACGCTTGTTCCTGAAATGCAGTAAAGGCTTTACCACAAACCCTGTGAGAGCGGGCTTGCTCGCGAAGGCGTCGTGTCAGTCGACATCAACGTTGCTGACACATTGCTTTCGCGAGCAAGCCCGCTCCCACAGGGTCCTGGGCTCCCCACCCTACCCAGCCGTCGACCGGCGGGCAATGTTGGCCTGCAATCTTCCTTCAGATATCGAGCACCAGCGGCTGCGCTCCCTGCGCCGGAATCGCACAGCAAATCAGCACCTGTCCGTCATCCGGCACCTCCGCTGGCGGCAACGGGTAATGCACCTGGCCGCTGATCAAGCGCGTCTTGCAGGTGCCGCAGGAGCCGCCGCGACAACTGAACTCAGGGCGCAGGCCACGGCTTTCCGCCAACTCCAGCAAACTGCCGCCCTCCGGCTGCCAGCGCGCTTCCTTGGCC contains:
- a CDS encoding DUF3142 domain-containing protein; protein product: MVFFIRSIVLLMALALTAGCEKQEAPPLDQQLYVWQRQWTPAHDAALSDSRADFSTLRVLALQAFPNAGWNRARIDLALLTRDGRPVIAVVRLDGQLKSLDQEEVTAQIRQVISDWQKQGVNLAGVEIDHDAGNARLPAYREFLAHLREALPTSLPLSITALPSWLDSRELPALLSTVDSSVLQVHAVSDPRRGLFDADQARQWAKAWSRITPKPFYLALPAYGVALLPSADGAPIVESEVTLEREGLRRELLADPQSLRTLGTELRADPPKHLAGLIWFRLPLANDRRAWSLTTLRAVARGDVLDSQLQLKLSADDGLYDIGISNQGNLDRAWPERLTLAVSGCEGADALAGYALQQSPDLLTFTRLRDGRLPAGGQRAIGWARCAHIDQGGSNVHP